The Candidatus Hydrogenedens sp. genome window below encodes:
- a CDS encoding flagellin — protein MGLRINTNIPSLNAARVLRRSTLDLNKTLERLSSGLRINRAADDAAGLAIAEAFRSIVRGSNVAQRNAQDGISLVQTAEGALSETTNILQRIRELAVQAANGTQSDTNRAAINTEVQQLLEQIDKIATNTEFNGIYVLSATQSVILQVGAFSGQVLAITVTGAKTNDLSINSVNVSTMAGAVSALSLVDNALKSVNSLRATLGAYQNRLEFTINTLAIQEENSASSESAIRDADIAQETIRFTRNQILVNAGTSVLAQSNVVPQTALQLLR, from the coding sequence ATGGGTCTTAGAATTAACACCAATATTCCGTCGCTAAATGCGGCACGAGTTTTACGGCGTTCAACGCTGGATTTGAACAAAACCTTAGAACGGCTTTCGAGCGGGTTAAGAATCAACCGTGCAGCCGATGATGCGGCAGGTCTTGCAATTGCGGAAGCGTTTCGTTCTATTGTTCGTGGTTCTAATGTGGCACAGCGGAATGCTCAGGACGGTATTAGTCTGGTTCAGACCGCAGAAGGTGCATTAAGCGAAACCACGAACATATTGCAACGGATACGCGAATTAGCAGTGCAGGCAGCAAATGGCACTCAGAGCGATACTAACCGTGCAGCTATTAACACAGAAGTACAACAATTATTAGAGCAAATTGACAAGATTGCTACTAATACGGAATTTAATGGGATTTATGTACTGAGTGCTACCCAGTCCGTTATCTTGCAAGTTGGTGCCTTCAGTGGTCAGGTATTGGCAATAACTGTTACGGGTGCGAAGACAAACGATCTTTCTATTAATTCAGTAAATGTATCTACAATGGCGGGTGCAGTTTCTGCATTGTCATTAGTAGATAACGCATTAAAGAGTGTTAATTCGCTCCGCGCTACTCTGGGTGCTTATCAGAATCGTCTTGAATTTACAATTAATACACTGGCGATTCAGGAAGAAAATTCCGCTTCATCGGAAAGTGCTATTCGCGATGCAGACATTGCACAGGAGACAATACGGTTTACCCGCAACCAGATATTGGTGAATGCGGGTACCTCTGTACTTGCCCAATCGAATGTTGTTCCGCAGACGGCATTGCAACTGTTAAGATAA